From Drosophila suzukii chromosome 2R, CBGP_Dsuzu_IsoJpt1.0, whole genome shotgun sequence, a single genomic window includes:
- the LOC108008854 gene encoding synaptic defective enhancer 1 isoform X1, whose translation MKLFCAVLVIYVVALTLFGVDGRGGGTRNGVEDPKFGGLYRRARRHVPQMKSGLFHGNEPHPPPKFRFRRDALDQSLSANEAPPPPPQFRQRRQAPPGLPPPPDGLPPPPQFLF comes from the exons ATGAAGCTATTTTGTGCTGTTTTGGTTATTTACGTTGTGGCTTTGACCCTCTTTGGAGTCGACGGGCGTGGCGGGGGAACCCGAAACGGAGTAGAG GATCCCAAGTTTGGCGGCTTGTACAGACGA GCAAGGCGTCATGTCCCCCAAATGAAATCCGGTCTTTTTCATGGCAACGAACCCCATCCACCACCGAAATTCCGT tTTCGTCGGGATGCCTTGGACCAGAGCTTGTCGGCCAATGAGGCACCGCCACCGCCGCCGCAGTTCAGG CAACGCCGTCAGGCACCACCCGGACTACCGCCCCCACCAGACGGTCTTCCACCACCACCCCAGTTCCTCTTTTAA
- the LOC108008703 gene encoding bleomycin hydrolase codes for MPATEDILNSKMIFPLTKPQWSAWCSAFYESPQNRLAQNVCTARDPINVCLRSEADLCSIVSGDKTWHEVGTQGKGTTGGPGWICTGLDLLRQEMDRKFPLPADFELSAAHLFFWHKLERCNYFLWTTADLLMRCEPLDGRCFRHFMKNAVPDGGNWQMFVNLVKKYGLMPKKCYLSNQRSRRMNIMLRSKLREYASMLHAQFTFDGNGQRLPELIQEMIPNLFNMVSICLGEPPEVFNWTFYDHKKRYQCLNDLTAVHFYEVMVACNVDLDAFVCLGHDPRLSSISQGNYQITHSSNMIGGEPHRYNNQSMEVIVRIILDSLAGNKPVWLGCDLSSIFSTKTGPLSLQSHRFDLMFGFKVGDSLSKAERLLYKESRRDAAVLLTSVALDSLKEPIEFRSISASVNGKSESTTTLNEADEAEKNKENYKDEELKKKSAKNQAITIDADWLKEYGFEIVVHEKFVPPGVLHASRISKATELPAWDPMGALLN; via the exons ATGCCAGCCACTGAAGATATTCTGAATTCGAAAATGATCTTTCCACTGACCAAACCGCAGTGGTCCGCCTGGTGCTCCGCATTCTACGAATCTCCGCAAAATCGTCTGGCCCAGAATGTTTGTACCGCTCGAGATCCCATCAATGTGTGTCTGCGATCCGAAGCAGATTTGTGTTCCATAGTATCCGGCGACAAGACATGGCATGAGGTGGGTACGCAGGGAAAGGGGACCACTGGAGGTCCAGGATGGATTTGCACGGGTCTGGATTTGCTGCGTCAGGAAATGGATAGAAAGTTTCCACTTCCGGCGGACTTTGAACTCTCCGCAGCGCATTTGTTTTTCTGGCACAAACTGGAGAGGTGCAACTACTTCTTGTGGACAACTGCTGATCTGCTGATGCGATGCGAACCGCTGGATGGTCGTTGCTTTCGCCACTTTATGAAGAATGCGGTACCAGATGGCGGGAATTGGCAGATGTTCGTTAATCTGGTGAAGAAATATGGCTTGATGCCCAAGAAATGTTACCTGTCCAACCAGCGAAGTCGTCGAATGAACATTATGCTGAGAAGTAAG CTTCGTGAGTATGCTAGCATGCTGCATGCCCAGTTCACATTTGATGGCAATGGTCAACGCCTGCCGGAGCTGATTCAAGAAATGATTCCGAACCTCTTCAACATGGTGAGCATTTGCCTGGGGGAACCTCCTGAGGTTTTCAACTGGACTTTTTACGATCACAAGAAGCGCTACCAGTGCCTGAATGACTTGACAGCAGTGCATTTCTACGAGGTGATGGTGGCATGTAACGTCGATCTGGACGCCTTCGTTTGCCTAGGTCATGATCCTCGATTGTCCTCAATTTCCCAGGGGAACTACCAGATCACCCACAGCTCAAATATGATAGGCGGTGAACCGCATAGATATAACAACCAATCTATGGAGGTCATAGTGCGGATAATTTTGGACTCTCTGGCCGGCAACAAGCCCGTTTGGCTAGGCTGTGACCTGAGCAGCATATTTAGTACAAAAACTGGACCATTAAGTCTACAATCACATAGATTTGATTTGATGTTTGGCTTTAAAGTGGGTGACTCCCTTAGCAAAGCAGAGAGACTACTCTACAAAGAATCTCGGCGGGATGCCGCTGTACTGCTCACCTCTGTTGCGTTGGACTCTTTAAAAGAGCCCATAGAATTCCGCTCAATCAGTGCTTCTGTTAATGGCAAAAGCGAGTCCACCACGACCCTTAATGAAGCTGATGAGGCcgaaaaaaataaggaaaattATAAGGATGAGGAACTCAAGAAGAAGTCGGCAAAAAACCAGGCCATCACCATAGACGCAGACTGGCTGAAAGAGTACGGCTTCGAAATTGTGGTCCACGAGAAATTTGTGCCTCCAGGAGTCTTACATGCCAGTAGAATATCAAAAGCCACGGAGCTGCCCGCTTGGGATCCCATGGGAGCCTtacttaattaa
- the LOC108008854 gene encoding uncharacterized protein isoform X2 → MKLFCAVLVIYVVALTLFGVDGRGGGTRNGVEDPKFGGLYRRFRRDALDQSLSANEAPPPPPQFRQRRQAPPGLPPPPDGLPPPPQFLF, encoded by the exons ATGAAGCTATTTTGTGCTGTTTTGGTTATTTACGTTGTGGCTTTGACCCTCTTTGGAGTCGACGGGCGTGGCGGGGGAACCCGAAACGGAGTAGAG GATCCCAAGTTTGGCGGCTTGTACAGACGA tTTCGTCGGGATGCCTTGGACCAGAGCTTGTCGGCCAATGAGGCACCGCCACCGCCGCCGCAGTTCAGG CAACGCCGTCAGGCACCACCCGGACTACCGCCCCCACCAGACGGTCTTCCACCACCACCCCAGTTCCTCTTTTAA
- the LOC108008782 gene encoding uncharacterized protein yields MFLSQHIAVFLLWLCFAILSVHGNPWRWGPGSNSDHPAGGPAWNGGDQSTDNIIIHKKDNGNWHY; encoded by the exons ATGTTCCTCAGTCAGCATATCGCGGTGTTTTTGCTCTGGCTTTGCTTCGCCATTCTCAGCG TTCATGGCAATCCGTGGCGCTGGGGACCTGGCTCAAACAGTGACCACCCTGCTGGTGGACCCGCCTGGAATGGCGGAGATCAATCCACCGATAATATAATCATACACAAGAAAGACAACGGCAACTGGCATTACTGA
- the Bbd gene encoding uncharacterized protein Bbd codes for MGSSTATWILLGLIAGIASMSSAANIPQTEDQTIIRNNGNTFLSNGAGQIIRGPDGRTVLIGSDGRGIIADADSSEEDISQDYGHGGNNNVIINGQSGSSIIQSNGHNFIYGDESQGSYINNNGRTVRIINGAIELNEHGQIYTFQPKAPGVNQKETVDINGQPAQVEYSNGDIVIELADHTVIAKTGGRTFMGDRYSFDNRDKLEAEAHQYAERIQNEVQASIKKTMDDIHANLQESLGNIFV; via the exons ATGGGCTCGAGCACTGCAACTTGGATTCTACTGGGCCTGATCGCCGGCATCGCCTCTATGTCTAGCG CTGCCAATATTCCCCAAACCGAAGACCAGACGATTATTCGGAACAATGGAAACACCTTCCTATCAAACGGAGCTGGCCAGATCATCCGAGGACCCGATGGCAGGACAGTCCTAATAGGATCTGATGGGCGCGGGATCATTGCGGACGCTGATTCCAGTGAAGAGGACATCTCCCAGGATTATGGACACGGTGGAAATAACAATGTTATCATCAATGGTCAGTCGGGCTCAAGCATAATTCAGAGCAATGGGCATAACTTCATCTATGGAGACGAGAGCCAAGGAAGTTATATCAACAACAATGGACGCACTGTTCGGATTATAAACGGAGCTATTGAACTGAATGAGCACGGACAGATTTACACATTCCAGCCAAAAGCACCAGGTGTGAACCAAAAGGAAACGGTGGATATTAACGGACAGCCGGCTCAGGTGGAGTACTCCAATGGAGATATAGTCATCGAACTGGCCGATCATACGGTGATTGCCAAGACAGGTGGACGTACGTTCATGGGTGACCGCTACTCGTTCGACAATCGCGATAAATTGGAGGCAGAAGCCCATCAGTATGCCGAGCGTATTCAGAATGAGGTCCAAGCCAGTATCAAGAAAACCATGGATGATATCCATGCAAATCTTCAAGAGTCCCTGGGCAAcatatttgtctaa
- the LOC108008931 gene encoding uncharacterized protein — protein MKFVAILLLSSLTIAMVLAFPSNDGENAAVPIDNQYVVALATPSASESADTSESEDQISNSIRRPRHLLSKLFQPKTVVVQPIIVEQVVPAQYPGYAQPYPGYYNQGRRY, from the coding sequence ATGAAGTTCGTGGCCATTCTTTTGCTAAGCAGCCTCACCATTGCGATGGTTTTGGCATTTCCTAGTAACGACGGTGAAAATGCTGCTGTGCCAATTGATAACCAGTATGTTGTTGCACTGGCCACTCCATCAGCTTCAGAATCCGCAGATACATCGGAATCGGAGGACCAGATCTCTAACAGCATACGCCGGCCACGTCATCTCCTGAGCAAACTCTTTCAACCGAAAACCGTCGTGGTTCAGCCAATAATTGTGGAGCAGGTGGTTCCCGCCCAATATCCCGGATACGCACAGCCCTATCCTGGGTACTACAACCAGGGAAGACGCTACTAG